One Oncorhynchus clarkii lewisi isolate Uvic-CL-2024 chromosome 28, UVic_Ocla_1.0, whole genome shotgun sequence genomic region harbors:
- the LOC139387065 gene encoding cytochrome b-c1 complex subunit 10 encodes MGMRSEFSPWWLATTSSSNMLGKLIGQKYFSIARTWVPTLAVWGSVGGVALVHFTDWRLILDYVPYVSGKFKNDD; translated from the exons ATGGGCATGCGCTCAGAGTTTTCCCCTTGGTGGTTAGCAACAACATCCAGCTCCAACATGCTTGGTAAATTGATCGGTCAGAAATACTTTTCCATCGCGAGAACATG GGTTCCAACGTTGGCGGTGTGGGGTTCAGTTGGAGGGGTGGCATTGGTACACTTCACTGACTGGCGCTTGATCTTGGATTATGTACCGTACGTCAGCGGCAAATTCAAGAACGATGACTAG